A window of Alkalinema sp. FACHB-956 genomic DNA:
TGGCGAATCAATCTGGTACTCTAATAAGCCTGATGTCAACAAACTTACCCAAGGCTCTGGGGTTCCTTTTAAGAAAGGATTTCCAGATTTTTCAGCCTGGGAGAAAGGGAAGATTTCGTTACCTAACATGACAGGGAAAAAGGCGGACTTTAGAGAGGCAGATAAATTATTTGCAGAACAACAAGGTTGGTTATTTAAAAATGGAACCCCAAATGGAGCAGCATCTGCGAGATTTCGTCAACAGAACCAATTAACATGGCACCATGTCGAAGATGGTCAAACGATGCAACTTGTGCCTACAGCATTACATGGAAATACCCCTCATTTAGGAGGTGCTTCCCTTAAAAAGGCAGGTAAGATATAGTAGAGCAGCTTGAATTTTTATCTATTGTTGAAATGCTGAAAGACGATTAGGAATTCAGACAAAGTTCCTTTGATAATAAAGAGGTAGATCATGAATCAGTATTCACAGAAACTCGGTGAGCTAGCCATATATTGGTTGTATGAAGATGCTAAGACAGTTAAGATCGAGGATATTTTCGCGCTGGAAAAAATAATACAACATCAGTTACCTCAAGACTACACCGAATTTCTGATGAATTATAATGTAATTGCATTCGATAACTATGTTGAATTTCCTTTAATAGAAGAGTGCTTTGGAGAAGATTGGAAGTCGATCGACCTTTTTTGGGGGATTGTATACGATGAAGCTAGAGATATTGGTCATCAGTATATAAATAACTATAAAGATAGACTTCCTAATGGGTTGCTTCCGATCGCTAGTGATGCCGGAGATAACATCATTTGCATTGGGATAGCTGAGGATATTAAAGGTGAAATTTATTTTTGGGATTTCGAAGAAGAACTTCACGATCCTGATGATGAAGATCTAGAGGACCCCTTCTACAATACTTGCCTAGTTGCTCATTCATTTAGTGAGTTTATTAACTCAATGCGCATTGAAGAAGAACTAGATTAGGTCGCGACATCCCCTAAACTTGCTTTGGGAGCTATATTAAACCGGCACTATTTGATCGTGCATCTTTAAATTTATCTCATCTTTAGATTGAGGCTCTGAGAACCAGTTCTAGAGAATATAGAACCCATTTGGGATCTTTGCTGTAGTCCTTTCTGGGAGCGCATTTCAAGGCAGATTCTCGAATTCGCCTACAAGCCTTGCGGAATCAAGATTCTAGCCGTAAATCTCAAATGGATTCTATATAAGTTTTAGATGATGAAAACATCTGATGCCGGGTTAATAGGAGGTTATCTGTATGGGCCAGGGGTCGATCAGGTCTTGGCGCAGCAGATGGGCGATCGGACAGATTGGTTCTTGTTGGACAAAAGCCATTAGGTTTTACAGCAGGCGATCTCTTGTTCCTGTGGGACATCTAAATTGCAGAGGTACGATCGTCCTAATAAGACTTAGATCGTACTTCTCCCCCCTTCCCAAAAACTGGCTTACCCGAGAACGGATGGGGTTTACAATCAAAAGATGAGTTTCGATAGCACCTGTCGGCGACTAGCCGAACAATTTCCCGAAGACATTGCCCAATGGCTCCTCGGCAGACCCATTCAATCCACCCTTCTCAAACCCACCGAACTGTCCCTCGAACCCATCCGCGCCGATAACCTGATTTTACTCGAAGGCGATGCCGACATCCTGCACGTAGAATGGCAAACCGACCCCACCCAAGTCATGCCCATGCGCCTTGCCGACTATCGCCTGCGCATCCACCGCAAAGCCCCCGATAAAACCATCCATCAAGTCGTCATCTACCTACGCAAAATCGATTCCCCCCTCGTCCAGCAAAACTACTTCGAAATCGCAGGCATGTACGCCGAGTACAACGTCATTCGGATCTGGGAAGTTCCCGTCACAGAACTCATGCAGGCTCCCGGTCTATTGCCCTTTGCCGCCCTCGGCCAGACCGATAACCCCGAACGCACCTTGCGCGATGCGGTACAAGCCATGAAACAGGTTAACAACCCAGAGCAGCAGCATGAGTTACTGGGTGCAGCCTACTTACTCGGTGGGTTAGTATTAGAACGAGAGTTGATTGGTCGAATCATTCGGAGGGATGTTTGCGCGAGTCCGTTACCTATCAAGCCGTCTTGGAAGAAGGCCGCGAGGAAGGGCGTCAGGAAGGTCGCGAGGAAGGCAGGCAAGAAGGTCTTCAGGAAGGTCGCCGATCGCTGGTCATCAGCCTATTACGGGAAGGCGCAGAGATTGATCTGATTGTCCGGGCAACGGGTTGGTCGATCGAGCAAATTCAGCAATTACAGCAGGACAGTTCTCGCTAGCAAGACTGCAACCCCTGGGGCTATTCCTCTACATCGATTGCTTGTCAAGGCTCCTATAATACTCATCATAGGAGCCAACCGCCTCGCTTGCCTCTCTCCCTGCTAGTCCATCCATCCGCTGGTGCGTGCAGTCCTACAACTGCCCTCAGGTCAGCCTAATATCACTTGCTGGGATGCCCATCACTCGTGAAAACTGCACAGCTAAAGGCATTTCGATCGCCTTCAGTGTAGCCGAAAGGCAACTTTCTTTAATCCTTGCATAGCTGTATAGTTATGATGTAATATGTAGACCCATTAATTTGTGTAAACATATCATCTTCAACTTTAAGATAGTTATCAAAAGCTGAATACATCAACAACCGAGTATAACGACTCATGCAGTTACTGTGGGGATTGATTGGGTGGGGCGTTGTTTCAGTCATCCTGGCTGAAGTGACGCGGGACATTTACCATATTGCGGGGCACTACTGGCAACCGTTAAAGCGGCACCATATGGCCCATCACAAAGCCTATCGTCGAGATCTGACGATGACGACTCTAGAGAACTATAAACAGGCGCAACTCTATAATGATGTGCCGGAATCTCTGGCGATGATGGGAGTGACGGCCCTGGCCGCTGTATTGACGGCGCAACTGGGGATGTGGTTTGGGTGCCTGTATTCCCTGGCCTTTTTGATTCCTGCGGCGGCTCGCTCCCAAGGCTGGTTGCTGCAAACGGACTTCAGCCATAAGCCCGGTGCATTGGTCACGATTCCCAGTCAGTGGAAGGTGAATCGCTCTTACCATTGGCGACACCACTTCGACGAGATGAATGCTTACTATTGTGGGCATTTCACCTTTGTCGATCGCCTGTTGGGAACCAGTTTGGCCCTGAAAGGCAAGGTCGTTGCGGTGACGGGGGCCTCCGGCGGGATGGGTCGGGCACTGATTGATGAGCTATGCCAGCAGGGAGCCCAAGTGGTCGCCCTCACGACCCGTCCCGGCGCAGAATTCCCCCCAGAAGTTCGGGTGCAGCGTTGGCAGCTTGGGGCCGAGGCTGATTTAGTCGCTCAGCTTCAGGATGTGGATATTTTGGTCATCAACCATGGCATGAACGTCTATGGCGATCGATCGGCCCAGGCCATCCAGGAAATCTATGAAGTCAATGCCTTTTCGGTGTTGCGACTGGCCAATGCCTTTTTCAGCACAGTGACAGGCCCAACGGACAGAGCTACGAAGGAACTGTGGGTGAACACCTCGGAAGCGGAAGTCAATCCGGCCTTTAGTCCGCTCTATGAACTCTCCAAACGTACCGTAGGAGATTTGCTCACGTTACAGCGGTTGGATGCGCCCTGCATTATTCGCAAGTTAATCCTGGGGCCGTTTAAGAGTCCGTTGAATCCCTACGGCATTATGTCAGCCCGCTGGGTAGCTTGGGCGATCGTGGCCTTGGCCAAGCGGGATGTTCGCAACATCATTGTGACGATCAATCCGATCACCTATCTGGTGTTTCCCATACATGAGTTTTTCCAGTCATTGTATTTCCGGTTGTTTACCCGTCGTTCCCGTGCAGTGGCTCCTGATGCTAGCGAATTGGTCAATGCTAAATAATTCCAGCGTTGTTTACGCTTAAACAAGACGTTGTCAATACGATTGTTGCAAGCCGTTGATTAGAATTAACTCATATAACGCGATCGTGATTCTGCATTGGATTCATATCGCGTTTTTTGTTGAATTTTTATATTGTGGTTTTAGCACCCTCTGTACTGGCCTTTTGTGCAGCGTAGCGCTCTTTGAAAATCCGCTGTTGGACTGCATGATCGACGATCGGTTGGGGATATCCCGACCGATCGCGGCTGCCTTTGTCGATCTTGCCGGAGATTAACTCTTCAGTCTCGACACTGCGCAGTTCGGGAAGCCAGCGCCGGATATATTCCCCATCGGCATCAAATTTTTGCGCCTGACTGGCGGGATTAAAAATTCGCAGGGGCTTGGGATCCATCCCACTGGATGCACTCCATTGCCACCCCCCATTATTCGCCGCCAGATCCCCATCCACTAGCCGCTGCATGAAATACTTTTCCCCCCAGCGAAAATCTAAAATCAAATCCTTGGTGAGAAAACTGGCCACAATCATGCGACAACGGTTATGCATCCAGCCCGTTTCGTTCAACTGTCGCATAGCTGCATCGACGATCGGATATCCCGTTCGGCCTTCACACCAAGCCTGAAAGCGGTCTTCCTGGTTATCCCAGGGAAAATTCTTAAACGGAGCGCGATAGGCTCCCTGCTCTAGTTCGGGAAAATGAAAGAGTACATGCTGGTAAAATTCCCGCCATGCTAATTCCTGCTGCCAGGTGGTAATGCCCCCTTGGGTTTCTTCGCTGCGGGCCTGTTCCATGGCGGTTTGTGTCGCGGCCCAAACGGTCCGAATCCCGATCGTGCCAAATTTGAGGGCTGGGCTGAGGGTGGAGGTACCGGAGTTAGCGGGAAAGTTCCGTTCGGTGTCGTAATCACCAATGTGTTGCTCGGTGAATTCGTTTAACCGTTGTTGCGCTGCTAGTTCACCCGGTTCCAAAATCTGCCCATTATCCCAACTGAATCCTAATTCCTTTAACGTTGGTAATTCAATTACACCCGTTCGTTGGACTGTTTCCTGTTCCGTTTCTGATAGCCCGATCGCACCTGTTAATTCTGCATAGGGCTCTGCTTTGGGCTGACTGCGCCAATTTTTCCAGAAGGGTGTGTAAACGGTGTAGGGGGCTTGGGTGGCTTTGGCGAAGATTTCCTGGGGGGTATGCAGCAGTTGATCCCAGGCGGTTACGACTTCAACGCCCACGTCGTGCAGGGCATGAATCAGGGCATTATCCCGTTCCTGGGCATAGGGCTCCACATCCCAGTTCCAATACACAGCAGTTGCGGCTAGATTTTTCGCCAGCTTAGGAATCGCTTCCGTGGGCCGATCGTGCAGGAACAACAACTGACTGCCCGCCTCACGATACCGTTGCGCCAGCGATCGTAAGCTGCCTAGCAGGTAATCCACTCGCACGTCAGCCACGTCATCCCGTTGCAAAATGCTAGGATCTAAGCAGAATATCCCCACGACTTTGCGTGTTTTTTGGCGAGCCATGGCCAACCCCACATTGTCGGCGATGCGCAAATCTCGACGGTGCCAAAATAGGATGAGGTCAGACATGATAAACCCAAGAAGCAATATAAACCCAAGAAGCAATCCCAGCAAAACCGATCATTCAGATCAAATTTACTAACTAGTTTACCTGATTCTCCTGAATTTCGCTGTTTCTCTCCCGAGTGCTGATCAACGAGATCAAGTTAGTGAACAATAGGGAAAAGATGTCTGGAAAATAGCTTGGATCTATGGCTTGGTCTCGATCGCGCAGGGTGTCCCTCCCCTTACATCAACAGATTTCCGAACAACTGCGATCGGAGATCGAAGCTGGAACCTATCAACCCGGCGATCGACTGCCCAGCGAAGCCCAACTGATGGCGCAATTTACCGTGAGTCGCATTACCATTCGACGGGCGATCGCGAATCTGGTTCAGCAGGGGTTAGTGCAATCCCACCATGGCAAAGGGGTCTTTGTGACGACCCACGATCGGGCAATTTATTCTCTCTCCAGTCCCTTCGTTTGGTTTAACGAAGACATGGTACGCCAGGGATTAACCCCGCGCATTCAAACCCTCCTATTCCAAGCCGTCCCGCCCCCGGAATCCGTGCGCCAAACCCTAGCCCTGCCGCCGGAAGTGACCCAAGTCTACCTTCAGAAAAAGTTCCTGATGGTGAACCAAGTAGCCGCTGCTTTGGATATTACCTATCTCGTGCCGGATTTAGGTGCAACCTATGCGGCAGAACTGAAGGACAAGATGACCTTTCCCCTACTGGAACAGCAGGGCATTAGCGTCGATCGCATCGATGCGCTACTGTCCTGCCGCCAAGCCGATTCAGAAACCGCTGCGGATCTAGGTTTACCCCTCGGCAGTCCCATTTTGGTCTATCACCATACGGCCTATACGGGCGATCGGCCTATTCTCTACGGCGAAACGCTCTCCAGTGGCGATCGCCTAGCCTACGCTGTTACCTTGAAAAAATAGAACCCTATAGGATGCTCAAATTCCTTTGAGCAGAGTCTCGATCGCTGTGCAATATTTTGAGACGGTTCTGGATGAGTTTAAAACTAGAATTCCATCGTCTCCGCACGCTCCGCTAGGAATGTCATGATTAATTTTTCGACAACTCCGACATACTTGAACCTATTGTTAGTTGGTCATCAGATACTTGTAAAAACCTGGTAAATTGGTCATAGAATTGATATTTAAGTTGGTAGGCATAATGCTCAGCCTGAATACAGTATTCTAACGCTGCTTCAGATGTAATGAATTGTTGTAAGTGAATAGCCAACTCTTGAGAATGGGTTCGCCCACCCAAAATACGTTCCTGGCCGATGTCAGACTGCCTGCTGTCATGAATCATGTGAAAGTAATAGAACTCTGATCTAGGCTTTTGGAGAGATTGTCCATGGGATAAGCGTTCAGAAATCCTTGGCCAGAAACAGGTGTACTCTACCGAAACAAGTACCTCCGCCCAAAAACGAAGAAATGTGACAAGCCCAATTTGGCAATGGTGCTGCCCTAGGCAGTTCACTAGAAACTGATAGCTTTCTGCCCGGATTGTCTGAGTTATTTCGGTTTCTGGTGTGGTTAAAATTCTTTCAGGAGTGGCCCCAAGATTCAGTAAATCTTGGAACAATAATTCACGATGGGAAGGCAGGGGAATGCCCTTGGTATTGCGAGGAAATTCTTCATTCAAGATACCTCGAACTGTCTGTTTAATCTGAGGAGCGGTCAGTGCATCAATGACAAACTCATAAATATTGACAATTGAGAGGGATAGAAATCTGCGCTGGATTAAAATTTCCAGAAAATCCTCCCAAGCGATCGTGTCAATCTGAGTCAAGATGGGACAGGATTTAAACTGATCAATTAATTTGATTTCAAAATCATTAAGTGCCTTTAACATGCTGACTAATTCACAAATAGGATTTTCAGATCATTTCTCCAATTCTGCTTGGGATCTGGGGAAAAGTGGCGTGCAACTTGCCACATGAGTTCGAAATCGTTTTGTAAGGTCTTTACGATTAGTTGATTGGCTGCGTTTAAGTTTAATTCTATCTGAAAGGTATTGATAGCTAGTGATCCGTGCAGGAAAGGCGCAGCGAGCATATAATTACCCGCTCGGTAGATTGCCAGAGAAGGCAGTGTATCGTATAGCTTAATTGAAAGGAAGTGCGGTTTTTTTGAGTGTTGGATAATTTTTTCTAGCGTTTCCAAGTTAGCAATCACATAATCGCGGATATTGGCCTCACTCCCAAAGCTATCATTAGCATATCGTCGCAAAACCTCTTCTCTCAGTTTGGCAGCTTCAGAATAGGGCCACGCTAATAGAATTCTGATCTGAATATCGTTTTGAACGCACTGGATTAGAGATTCATAATAGTCATCTAAGTTGGGTGCAAAGGTTTGCAGAATATCAACTTGACGATTCTCTAGATTGGGAGCGTTGATTAAGCAATCGAGTGCAGCGCTAAATGTATCTTTAGGAAAACTTGGATAAATATAGTTTAAGCCAATCTCAGAGAAAAAGACGTCACCATTTTGGCGCTGTAGGTATTTTGCACTTAAATACTTATGCAATTGCGGTAGTTTATGCCCTTTTCCTGTAATCTGAAATTTTTTGTAGATATTCTTCAGGCGTTGGGTAAAGGCTTCTTCCTCAATTGTAGAATATGACTGAATGTAAGCCTCCAGTAGATCGTTTTTACTTTGGCCTTGAGCTTCTTGTAAACACATCATCACCTCTATTTCAAGAGGGGTAAGTTCATACTCTGGGCACTGACATAGCGCCTCTAAAAAAGAAATCCAACTCATACTCAATCTTAGAATTAGAAGTAACTGTGGTAGCAGCAACCTAGACTGAAGATTTCTACTTGATTACACTTCATTACACTATTCCTCCATTTACTTACTTTCTAGAGACAAGTAAAAATAACTGTACCTTTTATAAGGCTGATTGTCTATGTTTGATACATTCCAATCCACCCTTTATCAACGGCTACAGACATTTGAGTTGGATGATCCAAGCCATGAATTTGGGTTTACCCGCCATCTGATGAAAAATCATGGCTGGACGCTAGCCTATGCTCAACGGGCGATCGCGGAGTATAAAAAGTTTGCCTTTCTTACCGTCGTTGCCAACCATCAGGTGGTGCCTTCTGATCAGGTAGATCAGGTATGGCATGCCCACATACTCCTGACACAGTCCTACTGGGAAGAGTTTTGCCCAAAGGTGTTAGGGAAAAAACTGCACCATCATCCAGCCCGAGGGGGACGTGCAGAACGCGTAGAATTCCATCATCTTTATACACAAACGATCGCGAGTTATCGACAATTCTTTGGTGCTCCACCTATTGATCTTTGGTCACCGCCAGATGTGCGGTTTGGTGCTGAACTAAAGATGCAGCGGATTAGCTTAAACGATCACTGGGTGATTCCTAAACGTATTCTTCCTCTGAAAATTGCTCAGTCCTGGAGTATTCTAGCGATCGGGGTCGGTCTGATGCTGATTTACAGTGGTGCAGCCCATGGAGCAATGCCAGAGCAAGCAACAGGTAACACTGCTGCTAATCTATATTGGACAATCCTCTTTGGTGCGGTCATCCTGGGACTCAGCTTACGTTACGTGATCCAAAGTCCCAGCCAACAGCCCCATAAACCTCAGCTAGACCATTACCAAACCGCTTATTTAGCGGGAGGAGATTCACGCTCTGTGGAGTTGGCTATTACTAATCTAGTCCATCAGGGCTATTTGCGTCCCAATGTTCGCAATCGGACGTTTGCGATCGAAAAACAGTTAGCGCCTGAAGCACCATCCCTCGAACAGCAAGTAATGAAGCAAGTTCATCGAACACCATCTTTCAAAGATCTACGGCAAGCTAGCCAATATCAAACGAATTTTCTAAGAAGATCACTAGAGCAGGAGAAGCTATTGATGACAGGATGGGCTGCTTTTATGGGATCAAGCTTTGTTTGGTTTATTCCTATGACATTGCTCAGCAGTGGTCTAGGTATTCAATCCTTATATGTAGATGGGGCTATCTGTACAGCGGCATGGTTATCAATTGGTATTGTGACTTTATGCTGTTGTTCTTCTAGTGGGCGCACTCGTTGGGGGGATCGAGTCCTGGGACAGATCCAGGAACAGCACAATGCTTACGACCTGACTCAGCGCTTTGCCTTGTATGGCTATACAGCTCTATCCGGTGGGGCACTGGATGATTTAAAGCAAATGTTTGCAGCAGAAGCGCAAGAAAATACTGCGGGAGGTTGTGGCTGTGGCTGCTAGGTCGCTCGCACCTGGAAAATTCCTAAATGTTCTTTGCCTCGACGACTGACAATGGAATCTTTTGCTGCTTTGAACAGAATGACATCAAAGTCAGGGGCGAACAGTTCCAGAATGGCTTGGGGTTGAATGCTAAAGGGCGGCACGTCAGAGCGATGGCGAGTCAAGAATAGAGCAATCAGTTGCCCTTCTGGACGGAGCAGGTTCTTTACAACCTCAACGTAGCGCGATCGCAGCGTTGGATCGATCGTACAAAAACAATTGTGCTCCAGAACATAATCAAACTCCTGGAAAAACGCTGTTTCGAGTTCAAAGATATTACGTTGTAAAAACTGAGTGGTTAGGGCTCGTGCTTGGGCCGTTGCCTGAGCATACTCGATCGCAGTGCGGGCAAAATCAAACCCGATAACGTCAAACCCTGCGGTTGAAAACAACATCGCATCCTGTCCCTTCCCACATCCCAAAACGGCCATTTTCCCAGCTTTAAGCGCTTGGGATGAAGCCAGTAGATTGATTAAGGGGGGAGCTGGACACCCTAGATCCCACCGATCTTGATTATTTCGATACCTGTCATTCCAGGATTCAGCAGCGAAGTCACTCATACTTAGAGATCAATCCTGTAATATCCTTCTATACTCTGAATTTAGGACAGAATGACGACTTTCAGACACCTAATTGTCTCAAATTTCCAAAAAGATTGAAAATTAGGGAATAAATGACTATATTACCTGTGATCGATACCTGCGCGGCCTAGTAGAAAGCTGATCAGATCCCAGTGGAAACTATCTCCGACTCAGCAAGTAACATTCCCAGAATATTTGAGTAGTTTGCTTGGTTAGTCTATAGAAAAATCAGTATAAAAAGCATCGTGCCCAAAGGACTGATGATCTCGAATCAGATTTTCGATAAGCATTCAGACAAGATACTATGCAGACGATCTACCAGACAGTTTGGACTCCGCCAGCACAGATCAAGGATCATAGAGGCTTGTTGCTTGATCCTGATACATTTTTCTTCGCATCACCTCCTCCAGAGATTGGAGCGGTAATTAGCGCAGCATCAGGAGCAGGTACTACGGAGGCACTCAATCGATTAAGTAGAACACCCATTTTGCAAACTTTACTGGAAAATACCCGAAGCGTCTTCTCTTCTTGGCAACAAGTCCTGATCACCCTTTTCTACCTCTTCCTCTTTGCTCTCCTCAGCCTATTTTCTATTGGGGCTGGATTCTTAGTTGGAATAATACTGAATGCTTCCGGTGCAGGTTCAATTTGGGCTTGGTTTGGAGGAGGGTTAGTAGCAGTGCTATTTGGATGGTTTTATATCACTACATTTCGCGGTTCCAAAGCTAAATGCTCTTTTGTGGGTGAACTGGGAGTTGCTTATTACTGGCAAACCCGTAAAGGAATCAAAGGTGAGGTTTTGCGTTTCTCAGAAACAACGGGATTACGCAAGAATATTACGAATCGCTACAGATATGGAGACTATGACAGCACTTCATTTCACTATATTTGGAACAATCAACCGTTCTTGTCGGATCAGCCAACCAGGAGACGACCTTTCTCCATTGCGGGAGCAGCTTGGGATATTTCAATTAGTGATGACTACATTTTTGCTCAAGCGGCGGAACGAGCTTGGAGCACCATCCGGCTCCAACGGGCACAAGCTGAACTCGCTCAGTCGGGTGTTGTTCGGTTTTCAACAGCTCAGAGTATCAAGTTGGAAATAGGTTCAGGTTTTATTACGGTTATCTTTTCCCATCGAGTGCCAGGACGGATTGAGGCCCATGAACTAGAATTAACGACGGGAAATGGCACGATTGCAATTCGACGCAAGACTGATGGATGGTCATCTGGACGCTTTAACCCCCTTGATCTTGTGAATGTTGTCTTGCAAACCCGTGACATTGACGACCTGAATGTATTTCTTTACTTAGTCGAAGCGATCGTTTTGAAAAGATCCTAGTCTAGCGTTTACAAGCTAGCTTGTGTCCACTCTCCATCCATTAAA
This region includes:
- a CDS encoding HNH endonuclease; protein product: MARRLPQTGGYWDDIPGESIWYSNKPDVNKLTQGSGVPFKKGFPDFSAWEKGKISLPNMTGKKADFREADKLFAEQQGWLFKNGTPNGAASARFRQQNQLTWHHVEDGQTMQLVPTALHGNTPHLGGASLKKAGKI
- a CDS encoding SMI1/KNR4 family protein; this translates as MNQYSQKLGELAIYWLYEDAKTVKIEDIFALEKIIQHQLPQDYTEFLMNYNVIAFDNYVEFPLIEECFGEDWKSIDLFWGIVYDEARDIGHQYINNYKDRLPNGLLPIASDAGDNIICIGIAEDIKGEIYFWDFEEELHDPDDEDLEDPFYNTCLVAHSFSEFINSMRIEEELD
- a CDS encoding Rpn family recombination-promoting nuclease/putative transposase, whose amino-acid sequence is MSFDSTCRRLAEQFPEDIAQWLLGRPIQSTLLKPTELSLEPIRADNLILLEGDADILHVEWQTDPTQVMPMRLADYRLRIHRKAPDKTIHQVVIYLRKIDSPLVQQNYFEIAGMYAEYNVIRIWEVPVTELMQAPGLLPFAALGQTDNPERTLRDAVQAMKQVNNPEQQHELLGAAYLLGGLVLERELIGRIIRRDVCASPLPIKPSWKKAARKGVRKVARKAGKKVFRKVADRWSSAYYGKAQRLI
- a CDS encoding bifunctional sterol desaturase/short chain dehydrogenase, yielding MQLLWGLIGWGVVSVILAEVTRDIYHIAGHYWQPLKRHHMAHHKAYRRDLTMTTLENYKQAQLYNDVPESLAMMGVTALAAVLTAQLGMWFGCLYSLAFLIPAAARSQGWLLQTDFSHKPGALVTIPSQWKVNRSYHWRHHFDEMNAYYCGHFTFVDRLLGTSLALKGKVVAVTGASGGMGRALIDELCQQGAQVVALTTRPGAEFPPEVRVQRWQLGAEADLVAQLQDVDILVINHGMNVYGDRSAQAIQEIYEVNAFSVLRLANAFFSTVTGPTDRATKELWVNTSEAEVNPAFSPLYELSKRTVGDLLTLQRLDAPCIIRKLILGPFKSPLNPYGIMSARWVAWAIVALAKRDVRNIIVTINPITYLVFPIHEFFQSLYFRLFTRRSRAVAPDASELVNAK
- a CDS encoding FAD-binding domain-containing protein, encoding MSDLILFWHRRDLRIADNVGLAMARQKTRKVVGIFCLDPSILQRDDVADVRVDYLLGSLRSLAQRYREAGSQLLFLHDRPTEAIPKLAKNLAATAVYWNWDVEPYAQERDNALIHALHDVGVEVVTAWDQLLHTPQEIFAKATQAPYTVYTPFWKNWRSQPKAEPYAELTGAIGLSETEQETVQRTGVIELPTLKELGFSWDNGQILEPGELAAQQRLNEFTEQHIGDYDTERNFPANSGTSTLSPALKFGTIGIRTVWAATQTAMEQARSEETQGGITTWQQELAWREFYQHVLFHFPELEQGAYRAPFKNFPWDNQEDRFQAWCEGRTGYPIVDAAMRQLNETGWMHNRCRMIVASFLTKDLILDFRWGEKYFMQRLVDGDLAANNGGWQWSASSGMDPKPLRIFNPASQAQKFDADGEYIRRWLPELRSVETEELISGKIDKGSRDRSGYPQPIVDHAVQQRIFKERYAAQKASTEGAKTTI
- a CDS encoding GntR family transcriptional regulator, encoding MAWSRSRRVSLPLHQQISEQLRSEIEAGTYQPGDRLPSEAQLMAQFTVSRITIRRAIANLVQQGLVQSHHGKGVFVTTHDRAIYSLSSPFVWFNEDMVRQGLTPRIQTLLFQAVPPPESVRQTLALPPEVTQVYLQKKFLMVNQVAAALDITYLVPDLGATYAAELKDKMTFPLLEQQGISVDRIDALLSCRQADSETAADLGLPLGSPILVYHHTAYTGDRPILYGETLSSGDRLAYAVTLKK
- a CDS encoding TIGR04222 domain-containing membrane protein, with amino-acid sequence MFDTFQSTLYQRLQTFELDDPSHEFGFTRHLMKNHGWTLAYAQRAIAEYKKFAFLTVVANHQVVPSDQVDQVWHAHILLTQSYWEEFCPKVLGKKLHHHPARGGRAERVEFHHLYTQTIASYRQFFGAPPIDLWSPPDVRFGAELKMQRISLNDHWVIPKRILPLKIAQSWSILAIGVGLMLIYSGAAHGAMPEQATGNTAANLYWTILFGAVILGLSLRYVIQSPSQQPHKPQLDHYQTAYLAGGDSRSVELAITNLVHQGYLRPNVRNRTFAIEKQLAPEAPSLEQQVMKQVHRTPSFKDLRQASQYQTNFLRRSLEQEKLLMTGWAAFMGSSFVWFIPMTLLSSGLGIQSLYVDGAICTAAWLSIGIVTLCCCSSSGRTRWGDRVLGQIQEQHNAYDLTQRFALYGYTALSGGALDDLKQMFAAEAQENTAGGCGCGC
- a CDS encoding methyltransferase domain-containing protein, translated to MSDFAAESWNDRYRNNQDRWDLGCPAPPLINLLASSQALKAGKMAVLGCGKGQDAMLFSTAGFDVIGFDFARTAIEYAQATAQARALTTQFLQRNIFELETAFFQEFDYVLEHNCFCTIDPTLRSRYVEVVKNLLRPEGQLIALFLTRHRSDVPPFSIQPQAILELFAPDFDVILFKAAKDSIVSRRGKEHLGIFQVRAT